The nucleotide sequence ACCGGTGTACATCGCCTTGGGGATCAGGCCTGACGGGCGAAGGGATATCCTGGGCTTTTGGCTGTTTGGAGCAGATGGGGGAAAGCGCCCACAACTGGGAGGAGGTGCTGAAAGACCTCCGGCGCCGCGGGGTACGCAGGGTACGGATCTTCGTCACCGATGACCTCCCGGGCTTAGAGGAGGCCATCAAGAAAATGTTCCCTGATGCGGACTGGCAGCTTCATGTTCTTCATGCCGTACGGGATGCCTTGAACAAGGCCAGAAGACGGGACCGCGAGGCCCTGGCCGAAGCACTCAAGAAGATTTACCGGGCAGAGATGGAAGAGGAA is from Candidatus Caldatribacterium sp. and encodes:
- a CDS encoding transposase gives rise to the protein RCTSPWGSGLTGEGISWAFGCLEQMGESAHNWEEVLKDLRRRGVRRVRIFVTDDLPGLEEAIKKMFPDADWQLHVLHAVRDALNKARRRDREALAEALKKIYRAEMEEEAKGGLGRLRERWGEIYPRIVECPVGVSPSPQAYPTVSVHHEPTGTVD